Part of the Falco rusticolus isolate bFalRus1 chromosome 2, bFalRus1.pri, whole genome shotgun sequence genome is shown below.
AGCGGGCGGGGAGGGCTGCCTCGGCCCGTAGCCCGGGCCCCCATACCGCGCTGCGCTCGGGGCTCagccggccgcccccgcccgcggcgGCGCCCGCCGCAACGGCTCCCAGGGCCACGCAGAGCGGCCAAAGGCCCCGCATTTACAGCGCTTCCCTGACAGAGAAATACCGCCGAGGCGCGGGACAGAGCGCAGCCGAgaccttcctccttccctcaccACGGCACCGACATGGAGCGTCGGCGGAACGATCGCGGGGCTGCCGCCCTCGTCCCCGCACCCAGCCGCCGGTCCGGCTCCTCAGGGACCCATCCCCGCGGCCTGAGGGAGCGGGGCGCGGCCACCGCCCGCCACTCCCACCTGCTTccgcgggggcgggcggcgccgcaCTTCCCGCGGTGCTGCCGGGGGACGTGgtctggggcggggggcggcggctTCGCGGAGACACGCCTCAGAGGAAGGGGACTGAGGACAGCCGGCTCTGCCCCTGCCTGACGCATTCGGATCTCTCCGTGTCCCTGTCTTCTCCGTGTCCGTGCCCCCCGTTCAATCCATTTCCGTGACATTAGGGTGAGAAGCCAGAGTTTACGATCGGGAAAATGAGTTTTCAAACTCCGCCGCAGAGCCGGGTGCGTGACACCGGGTAGCCCAGCTCTGCGCCCcgggcaggggtgcagggacaCCCCACCAGCCCCCTACCAGGGGGCACTGGCCCAGCTCGTGCCCCGAGGGACCCAGCCGCCCGTTGTCGGTCAGATGATCCACCCGCAGGCTGCAGAAAGGTACTGTGAAACACTGACACTGTCCTTAACTACACGTAGAATCACAGAGTCgtgtaggttggaaaagacctttaaggcCATCGCATCCAACCATTAACCCTGCACTGCCAAGCtcaccactaaaccgtgtccctaagtgccacatcttcatgtcttttaaacacctccagggatggtgactccaccacctccctgggcagcctgtcccaatgctccacaaccctttcggtgaagacGCTTTTCCTGACaaccaatctaaacctcccactggtgcaacttgaggctatTTTCTCTGGTACTATCCCTtgctacttgggagaagagaccgacacccaccttgctacagcctaCTTTCAGGTAGGTTGTACACACACGCCCAAATGCTTTTGTCATTTAGCTGCAGAAATTCCCCCAAATTAAGGCTTCTTCACTGGAGAACTTAAATCCCAAAAGAtactttattttgctctttattgcttttctcttgttaaagcaaacaatacagaaaatttaaCTTCATCATCAAGGAGTCATGAATTTCAAAgagattttgcattttgcaagtATGTCTAcagaaaaccacacaaaaaaatcacttgcttTGAGAAAACTGTAAGCTGGGAAAGTCCCACTTGTGTCAACAAACATTGTCTTTTCCAATCAGCCACCTCACTGCCAAAAAAATTATCAAGCTCCAACTTTTAAAGACATACTTTTTGCTCCCTGTGGTTCCTATTGATGTGCttttttcaggaaattcagCAGTCAGACAACTCGCAATTTCCAGTCTAAAAATTTGTGCAGGCCCTGTTTTATATCCATGATGCTTTAGCTCCTCTCCCTTTACCATCTTTACTCTCTTGATGTATTTTACAAGCTGAAATCACACTCCTTCCCAGCTTACGCTTTGCTGCACGAGACAAGCTAGTCTCCTTTAGTGAAGAGAgctttaaacatgtttttatttaaaaagaaatttcatagCTATAGAATTCACAGAACATCCTTCCACCTCCTAGCAGGGTGGCATtggcacattaaaaaaagcacagcagtaaTGAAGTAAAGGTGACACGCTTCTGCCATTCTCTCCTCCAGCTTTTCTCCCCCACGTAAGTACAGCTCGGGGAATCCATGTAGAGATCTGGCACTATTTGTCAGCATCCAAACaagttgtaaaataaaacatgcaacCTAATTTTAGTCCTGGCTGGCAAAGCCGATGTTGCTGCTATCCTAATGCCTATGATTTGGctcagagaaaaatgctttggcGGCAGAATTGTTTAATTACTTCAAAGGCTGTTGGCCGACTAAGGCTCAACAGGCTTCCAGCTGGCAAAGGCATAAGGGATGCACTCCATTACGAGAGGCAGGTTGCTTCAGAATGAAGCCACATTGGATTCTAAATCTGATCTAGATCTTGGTCTTACTAGTGTCCAGGTGATGGCAAACCTGGCTGTGCCTACAATCACTAGAGGGCTTTCGCAACTTTCCTCTGCCTAACCACTGAAAACTATCAAGTGACCAACATTTGAGGAgaggttttattcttctttccaTTATCTGCAGCACCCCTCACAGGAACTACTGCTGGGAGCAAGGGCTCCATAGGCTAAGGGCACCACAGCACCAAAATCACTAGCATTGAATCCTCTGGCAGCAAGATACCATATAACTGTTTGAAATTTCTCTGCTATTTTTTGATATGTTTGGTAACTACtgtaataaaagtaattatttaatattacaAACCtgagtttcatttaaaaataaataaattctaaataaTTGTGGCAGTACCAGAAGCGCTCCGCTCATTCTTCAGCGTCACTGTGTTTCTTCATGTTGAAAATACACTGAATGCAGCGAACATGAGACAGGAAATACCATCAGCAGTTCCAGACACTGTTACCTGAATCTTTCCTTCCCGTACACAGttttccagaaacatttttgttacatgtatttttacTATGATCAggggaaacaagaaaaacctgGTGCAAATACCTTCCCCACCTTGAACAGAAAGCTGCTGCCGTGTTCACAAGCGCGACAGGGCAGTCGAGCCAAGACTTGCCCTGAGCCGAGCCGAGCCTACTATGACCtcatggggctgggggccgcaGGGCCAGGCGCCAGGGCACCCTGCCGCCCTCGGAGCACCGGGCAGCCCGAGGGCAGgaggcggcgggccgggccggtgCGGTGCGGTGGGGCCGGCGGGACCGCCCGCGTTCGAGGGGGCGCGGAGAGGGCGCGGGATGACCTCGAGCCTGCCGCGATGGGAGCAACGGTCGGGGCTGTCCCGCAGCCGGGCAGCTTCGCTCAgcacctgcagggctgctggcgACGGCCGGCGACAGGTAATTTCTGTCAGGGCTGCCGGCAGCCCGGCGCCCATTAGCCAACGCGGCTCCGCTTTCCCGGGCGCGCCGGGCGCTTCCCGCCGCGGGCGGCCCCGCAGGTGAGCCCACGCCTGCGCCCCACCGTTGCCCTCCCGCCGCGCACCTCCCCCTCGCTCCCCCGCTGGTGTCTGTCTCGCCCCTCCCGAAGCCCTGGCCAACACCCGCAGCCTCACCTCGGCGAGCAGGTGAGAGCCCTTCCCGGCCTCGCTCAGGCCGCGGAGCGGCGCAACCGCCGGCCGGGGGCGCACGGCGGAGGGGACCGCCCCCCCGCGTCGCTGTCCCTgagctgctcctctcctcccccgcccgcccgcggggcagcggcggACGAGACCATGAGGGCGCGTGCGGGGGGGACGCGGCTAAAGAGGTGCCTCTCCGAGGCGCCGCGGCCCAGCCGGGAGACGGGCAGCTGGCTCCTCTGAGCCGCCGTGGGGGCCTGCAAGGAGAGGGCGGCCGCCGCCACCGCCAGGCAGCCCCGCACCTCCCCCCGGCCGACTGCGGGAGTTGGTGCCGGCCAGCGGCGGCTCTGaggaggcggggggcggcgggggcgcagGTGAGCCCGCGGCGCCCTTCCCCCCGCGCGCCGTGTCTGTTTCCGGCGCGCTCGCGTCCCCGCTCCGCCGCGGCCGGGGGAGGCGAGGCAGGCGGGCGGGCGCCGCGCAGGTAACGGGCCGGGAGCGCGGGTTGCGGCGCCGAGCAGCCGCCCTTCCCTTCTGTCCCCAGCGCCGGGCACCGCCGGCCCTCGCAGGCGCCGAGGAAGGGTACGGGCCCACCTTCCCGGCGACCCCTGCCCCCTACCCCGGGGCCGTTCACTCTGGAACCGaccggcggcggcgcggggggcggggccgcaGAGCCGCTCCGCGGTCCCGATGGGCGGCGCCGCGGCCCTCCCGCCCCTCCCGGCGCTGGCccgggcgccccccgccccgagggggggctgtgccggggccgggccggggccgcggtCGTTGCAGGCAGCACCCGCGCGCGGGCAGGGCTGCCCCGTTCCCCGGTGACCTCCCGAGTAGCGCCCCGCATGTGTTGGGGTGGCGAGAGCCGCTTCTGGCGGAGGCAGGCTCCTGCGCGGCTGGGTCGGGCCGGGGCCCAGCAGCCGGTGTTGCGGGGGTCGGCCCTCCGGCGGaacccccgcctccccccgcctccTGCGTGGCAGGGCTCCCATCCGCGGAATGCGCCTTCTCCCGCAGACGTCCCAACTGCTGAGATGACAGATAACACATACTGtcaatttgctttttaaagaagagcGTTAAAAGCAAGCCAGCCTTCTAAATTTGGGGGTTTCTTGGTAGTTTTTAGCTACTAcaaacaaaagctgcttttttttttcatgtcttaaaGAATAGGAggtgcaggaaaataaaagggaacCCTTAACAGCCCTACGAGGAAAGCAGTGAAACAGATTGCGGGTGGTGGTGTCAATTTACAGTCAACAGAGGTAATAGTTACTGTAATTTTCTGTAAGCTTGACATTCACTTGCAGCAAAAGTACGCGGGATTCTTCAGAATTAGTGACATTAAGttgctgtttctgtgatttattCATTTGTGTCAACTTTGTACTCCACATATGCAGTGTATTGTGACTGTAAGAAATAGAAGTGATCACAACTACATAAATgtaggaagcttttttttttttcattattttgtgaTTAGTGTGCTTGTTCACAAGTGTAATTATCATGGTATCACTATGGCATATGCTGTTGCCACCtcacaaataataaaaagcacCATTTGCAGAACTCTAGAGGTGCTTGGGAAAAGTCACAGTGTATGTTGTGATGTATCTTGAAGGGCATTTCAGCATTTATTGGATATGATTTCAAAGATAAGCTTTGTGTGTATTTTATGTTGATTGAGACACTTGTAccaaattctcattttctttcaggtaCCTCATCAATACCTTGCAGAAGCAATGGAGGGAAAGACACAAACTCTGTTGtagtgaaaacaaagaaaaaatattcttaactGTATAATACTCTTTCAGTATCGTTCAATGCCTACcatttcagaagatgaaaaggagaATGGTTCTCGAAATaatggaaacactgaaaacaaacctgGGAAAGAATCCCCAGAAGCCTCTCTTCATGATCCTGTGAGGCCATACTGCATGTCAGGCGCCTCCACTGTGTCCTTGGTGTCGAGGGGAGATGGGCATTATCCATGGGGATGCCCTGTGACTCATACACGAGAGAAATTTTATACCGTCTGCTCAGACtatgcttttttaaacagagtAACATCTATTTGTAAAAGCCCAAGTGCTTCAGTTAGTGCCTGCCTGTCAGGCAGTGCTGCCTTAAACGTTGGAAATAACACGCCTAGCTTACTTGGCATTCAAACTGGTGCTTCAGAGATAATCTACAGTGAAGATGGTAACTTGGAAAGCTTGCCTGGTGATCTTGGAAAGCTTCCACTGGCATGGGAAATTGACAAGTCAGAGTTCAATGGTGTGACCACAAATCTGAAGAACAAAGCAGGTGAGGTGGTGAAGATTTGATGGTGTGGTAGGAAAAAGCTTCATATTTACAAATTGTCTGTGGAGGGGGCTGGTCAGCACACGTATCTCTTGAGGAAGTTCTGTAGAAGAACCCGTATGTCATTTCAAACCATCTGCACATTGGGAAGGGAGGGAGTGGCATAGGAGCAGTGAAAGTTAAGTGGAGCTGACCAGGGAAGTGGGTCTAAAACAAGACTGGCTTCTGCTTaactgtgtgtggttttgttgggtATTGTTTGGGGTGgtttctggtttggggtttgtttgttgttttttttcacttgggtttttgggttgtttttctcttttcttttagtAGGACCTAGTGCATTGTGCAGTGATTCCTTTTACCTGTTAAGTACAGGTTTGTCacttgcagaaatgttttgaggTTCTTCAgagatgtattttgaaattaaatacatggTTTGTTTATGACaagaagtaaatgaaataaCCAGTTACCTAGGAAAGCAGTTGGTTTCTGTAACAGAATTGTATTTATCATGATTTGCTATAGGTATACAGTGTTGGGGAGCCCATTTCATTAAAACTGGcttattttctgtctcctgtgtTCTTTCTGTGCCTAGTCACAGATGGCAACAGTGAATCAAGCACTTGCTTACACAGTTGGTTTTCTTTGTCCTGTAATCCCTCTGTTTGTCTAGAGCAGGCTGcgggtttctttttcttggtggCTTGGCTAGCTACTCAAAGTGCTCTTTTCTCCACCTTAGTATGAAACTGGTTtatcaaaacttaaaaacatgtttttggCAAGTTGCCATTGCCTTTTCATGTGTACATGTAGTGTCcttaaataaatataagaaacaaattataatACCTTACAGGGTGGTCATTTTtgctaaaatatatttcatttggATATGATGGCTTCAAAATGGGACAGAAATGCTTCCGCTCTAGCATGCAGTCCAACTTGTCTTTTCCACTGCCTCAGTCActtacaaagaggaaaagaccTTAGGGGTATACTATTCTTGTTGGATTTGTATGTAAGTTTTCATCAGGAAGTGTAGCTGGGCTCACAGAGCTTGGCTATGAAAGACAAGCATTTCATTCTATTTCCCTGTGCATTTAATGTTTGGAGATGGGAAGTCCATGCTGGTCTGAGAGTCTGTTTCTGGGATGACTGATTTAACATATTAGAATAATCAGATTGACTGCTGTCTCTAAAAAGTCAGGCAGGTCAGCGTTAATTCTATTAAGGATCTGAACACGATGTTGTTTACGGAGCTAATGGCAGCCTTACAAACCTGTTGACAATCTTGATCATGTGTTTGAACTTTTTCCTCCAATTAATGTTTAGTTTGCACTTACTAACACAATCAATGGCTCTATTTAAGGTGTATGCTATTGCTAAAGATATTTAAGAAGAAAGGTAAGAAAGGTAGACTAGGCATTCGtttgtttctgaaatctgttttgcaggcaacatgaagaaacaagtgacaaagaaaaaatccatagacaaaaaaagcaaacaatacaGGGAGTGTCCTCAGCGTTCTGCTCTGGAAGACgtgaaggaaaggaaagtgtTGGACCTCCGGAGATGGTAATATTTATGAATTATATTTATCTGAAATCAGATAatgtcttaatatttttttattagaaaattattatgCATCAATACACTACATCTCACACTATCCCTGTCTACTGAAattctaaaaacattttactttctaaatattttttctttcggtaaggaaaatatttatgtggggattcattgctttaaaaaaatgcaggttcATTAGCATGGTCAGGCAAAAAGTAACCTTAAACATCGTACTGATATGTCTTactcctgatttttcttttcactgggAAATACTTCAATCAGAATCTGTCAGTGCTGTATAATCTATATCATATAAATATGGTTCACTAAATTCGCTTAATTTAATGCATCTATCTTACTGTCTATAACATCAGAAAGTTAAGAGTTAGCCTAGGGAATCTGAGACCCATAATGGCATTCATTAGTAAATAGGTAGAGATGCGGTTTACTACAAGTTCATGTGTTAGAAGAGGTACTCTGTACTGAGCCATTTTATCCTACGGGATCATTTGTACAGAACTTCCCCATGGGGCTGTTAGAAATTTGACTGATTTGTGTGAAATAGGGTAATAGTATCTGACAACCTTTAAGAAATCAGTTAACatatttattcctctttttttttttttaattaatacaagTGACATAAAAACTTTcagtgtgaaataaaaatttcagtgacCTGACACACAGAAAAGTAGTGGAGATTGCTCCTGTAACTAAATCAAGAATGCTTACTactgtgtttgtggttttgtttgttttaggtATTGTGTTAGTCGACCTCAATACAAGACTTCTTGTGGAATTTCATCCTTAGTGTCTTGCTGGAATTTCTTATATAGTATGCTGGGAGCTGGAAAGTAAGTCACACATAGACAGCTTTGCCTCTGGAAagtctaaaatattttgttaattactttattaaacaatacatttttttcccctcccagtttACCACCTATTACCCAAGAAGAAGCTTTGCATATACTGGGCTTTCAGCCCCCGTTTGAGGAGATTAGGTTTGGTCCATTCACTGGAAATACAACCTTAATGAGGTATGTTTAGTTCTTTTGATGCAGCTAAATTGTTAATTATGCAAAAATAGCATAGAGCTAAAAGAttgaatgtttaaaaatacagtagtagttaatttattgaagaaaaaaaaaaaggtggatgATACAAGTTAGTCTTCTTAAGTTTTAGAATAATGAAGCATACCTGTGTACTCTTGATAGTGCCCAAAGGAACTTTTCAAAGAGTTTTTTCCATTAGCGATTTTGTAGTGTGATGTCGCTACACAGATCAGCTGAACATGAAATTGTGTTTGATGTTTGGCTCAGTTTGTTTAATGGTTGTATAATACTCTAATGAATCCAGTCTCCTGGTTAGGAAATTTTTTCTTTAGcctcattttcctgtttttgaaTATGCATGTTAAGTCCTTGTTAATGTCACTGAAACGACGTGAAAAGGCAATTGATATACTAGTAgctttatgtaaaaaaatatttaagaattgAAAATGAGACAGTGAGTGCTGCACCTTTGCTGCAATGGAGCTGTTCAGGAGAAGGAGGgataaaaaaaagccaaaaagacAGGGCTGGAGTCACAGAACAATTGCACTTTCAAATTCTGTttcacttctgctctgctgtttcctGATCTTGAGGAATTGTTtctaaaatttgttttttcctagaattttttttctagaatttcTAAAATTCTAATGTGGAAAAGTTGCAGACCTGTCCTAAGTACTGCTGCTGTGAAGAGTTGCAGTATGGGACTCCTGTAATGCTTGGGCGCGTTGTGACACTTACGTGACAGAAGCCTCACATGATATGCAGAAAGTCTCACTTGAAGGCTCCTGCTTCTGGTGTCTTAGAAGATTCCGTTCACGTAGCTTACAAATCATGGTTGAAGTTTGGCACCTCAGAATTTAAGTGTCTTTCTAAAAGCTGAGTAACTGAAAGTTAGAGGTGACAGGACTGAACACAATAGGACCAGCATTTCACATCCAGCCCTTTGGTTACTACGAATctgtaaagcaaaatgaaggaaaaggctctgcatatttatttatctCTCTAGGGTATGTTGAGTTTTGTTTGTATTAGGATATCATCGTCATCTACAATCTATGTACTAGTGTGGTAGGTACTTAGTAGCAtactgagacttttttttttatctaaacTGGCAAGCAGAGGATAAGtgggaggaaataaaatttcatttaataacTCTTGAGTTACTACAGTCTTTAAACTTATCGTTTCAGATGGTTCAGGCAAATAAATGATCACTTCCATATCAAGGGATGTTCATATGTTCTGTATAAACCTCATGGAAAGAACAAGACAGCTGGAGAAACTGGTATGTTGCTAATCCTAAAGCATTCTTCTTTCATTATATAAACTGAAAAGTTCTGTGATGTGTAACATTTAATAGGACAAATTCTGTTAAGTAGTACTTCTAGTTTTAACATAAGCTATCAAATAGCTCCAAGGTGCCTGATTTTTctggttctctttttttttttttttttttttgttaaaacttcCATTTGTACTTCTATTTTGATAAAATATATACTGTGCTGTATATTCTGCTGTCACAGAACTGGAATTTTAAGGTATCCAGGACAGTGCATTCCAGTTCTCTGTTAGTGTCCTGGAAGATGTGCTTATTGTAATACACGGGGGTagcaacacatttttatttcagcattttagaaaTCTGTGTTGtataaaaaattcagaatgtaCAGCACAGAAGTATTAATGGCTTTAATAAAAGTTTTACACTTCTAAAAAATGCAATCTTAAAGTTAGTGACCTCATCCATTCTCCCTGACTTTAGTTAACATCTTTCTCTAAAAGTTAGGTGATTATTCTCAATTAGCTTATGAAGCTGCACCTTTATGTCTACTTTCAAGTGTGCTACCTAAGAAAAATTACACTTTCATACACAGTTTATTAGCCTTTGGTATAGTGTGGCTAATTATTTTCTAACTGGAAGGTTCTTTAAAAGGATAAAACCATGCTGAAGAGCTTTGGCGGAGATTATTaaagtggaaataatttttttgttcttggtaTCCCATTTGAGAATTCTGTCATGTTTCAGTGCCTTTTCtagttttttcctgaaactgaGCACTGCAATCACATTACAGGGTACTGTATGCTCAAATGCAGAATGTTGCTGAGACTAGGAAGCTCCAAGAAGCTTCATACCAAACCGTTTGAAAGCTTTAAGGAATTTCAGTAGATTCACTGATGTTTGCTACATCTGACATGGGGCAATGGGACTGCATTGTGTTGCAGTCTGTATTTCCTAGGTTAAGAGATActtttgggtctttttttgtttgtgtttttgttgtttgtttttttttttcagaaaagtaatttttaatatgtctTTGATCTAAATACACTGCATACTTTGTATTGCATTTCTCTAGTACAGGCTGTGTgacagatgttattttttttataccagACAGGAAATTAAATAGGAAGAAGTTTGAAgtcaaaactgtgttttgtgCGTGACTTTCAGGTCATGccctctgatttttaaaaagcgGTGTAACTATTTTATGCTTTCAAATAGgtcttttttttggtcttttttttttttttttcctgaatgtgtGATGCAGGATCCAAAGCACTCTTGCCTATAACCTCATCTTTCTTTGTAGCTGCCGGGGCCCTTGCGAAGCTAACACGTGGACTGAAAGATGAATCAATGGCCTACATCTACCATTGCCAAAACCATTATTTTTGCCCAATTGGATTTGAAGCGACCCCAGTAAAAGCTAGTAAAGCCTATAGGTAAGATACTGTGTTGATGTTTATTTTAGTGGAGGaggaaacattcagaaaaatttGCTGCAAGTTGATaccatttttctctgtaaataacATCTCAGTGTGTGTTGTAAAAGCATTTATGTCCGAACTAGCAAAACACTACTGTGTGATTTGAAAGGATTGACTTAAACACAACTAAGCAGACAAGATTGAGAGAACTTAAACAGAAAACTATGAATGGTACTGAGAAATTGTTTGAAGACATTTTAGGCAGGTATGTAGAGAGGGTAGTTACTTACCTGAAGGACAAGTGAAGGTAACTAGTCTGAAAAATATAACCATGTGGCTGGAAAAAAAGCTAGGtgtttttcaaggaaaaacagtaaaaggCCAGCTAGTTATGGGGGGCACTTGTTGCCAGAGAACCTGGGGGGAAAcaaagttgtgtgtgtgtgtgtgtcggGATTTTTCTTAATAAACCGGAAGCAAAAAGCCTACAGTGATGCTAATGCATTACAAAGTGGACATGATGAAGTCTGCACTTAGAGAAACTGGTGTTTGTGTACGGTGAGAACAGGGGATGTGTAGGTATTGCAGGATGATgatgtacttttttttcagtgttgacTAATAATGATAAACTGCAACTACTGGAATATAAGGTTTAGAAAGTAAAGATAACCAAATAATTTGTTACTAAGAATTGCATTGGGttggggcggggcgggggggagacAAGCTAAAAATCATCTCTGGACTATCACAGtatgtttggcttttttaaacAACACTTGGAATGCTGGAGCATTTCTCAAAGACCAGGAGAAATGTAATATGCCAGTCattttagaatgaaaataaactgcCTGAATAATTTCAGATTTATCAGGGTGATAttactcaggaaaaaataatggaatagTTCATATAAGTTTAAActaaatacaggttttaaaagAGGATAATAGCATTGATATTCATACTGAGTTTAGGGAGGGTCTTGCGTTAAAACCACAAGTTTTAAGTTTGAAAAATTTCATAATCTTGAGGCAATTTATCTTAGCTTTTGTAAGGAGTGTAACTTGCTGCTGTATCATATGCTTAGAGTAGTTTGTTTTACCTCATTCACAGAACCGTATTAAATTAGACTGGTTTTCCTCTCCCAAAGTAGTTGCAAGCACAGTACATGTTAGAGGTTTCTGTTGGACTTTCTTGAGGTTCAACTGTTGGTCAGTATTTATTAGTATTACCATTGAGCATAAGATGACAGTCCCTGACAAAATTGGCAGATACCAATAGTGGGGGATgctaaacaatgaaaaaaagtagGTCACTGCTGTAGGGTGAGCCTCAGTTCTGCACTTTGCTTCCTAAGCAGTCTGCCTTTGACTGTGTTGAAGATGTAGAGTCAACATCGAGGAATGGAGAATGCTAGCTCTGCTTTTAGAGTTCAAAATGGTAATTGTTCGGAGGTAATA
Proteins encoded:
- the BIVM gene encoding basic immunoglobulin-like variable motif-containing protein isoform X2, whose amino-acid sequence is MPTISEDEKENGSRNNGNTENKPGKESPEASLHDPVRPYCMSGASTVSLVSRGDGHYPWGCPVTHTREKFYTVCSDYAFLNRVTSICKSPSASVSACLSGSAALNVGNNTPSLLGIQTGASEIIYSEDGNLESLPGDLGKLPLAWEIDKSEFNGVTTNLKNKAGNMKKQVTKKKSIDKKSKQYRECPQRSALEDVKERKVLDLRRWYCVSRPQYKTSCGISSLVSCWNFLYSMLGAGNLPPITQEEALHILGFQPPFEEIRFGPFTGNTTLMRWFRQINDHFHIKGCSYVLYKPHGKNKTAGETAAGALAKLTRGLKDESMAYIYHCQNHYFCPIGFEATPVKASKAYRGRVLQQEVEYWILIGEPSRKHPTIHCKRWADIVTDLNTQNPEYLDIRHLERGLQHRKTKKVGGNLHCIIAFQRLNWQRFGPWNFPFGNVRQDKQSQTQGQGISKSESEDNISKKQHGRLGRSFSAGFHQESTWKKSNLRERRNSGYQSYNDYDGND
- the BIVM gene encoding basic immunoglobulin-like variable motif-containing protein isoform X1 encodes the protein MPTISEDEKENGSRNNGNTENKPGKESPEASLHDPVRPYCMSGASTVSLVSRGDGHYPWGCPVTHTREKFYTVCSDYAFLNRVTSICKSPSASVSACLSGSAALNVGNNTPSLLGIQTGASEIIYSEDGNLESLPGDLGKLPLAWEIDKSEFNGVTTNLKNKAGNMKKQVTKKKSIDKKSKQYRECPQRSALEDVKERKVLDLRRWYCVSRPQYKTSCGISSLVSCWNFLYSMLGAGNLPPITQEEALHILGFQPPFEEIRFGPFTGNTTLMRWFRQINDHFHIKGCSYVLYKPHGKNKTAGETAAGALAKLTRGLKDESMAYIYHCQNHYFCPIGFEATPVKASKAYRLLDLDSGDLGSVPSSTTDFQCDFRGRVLQQEVEYWILIGEPSRKHPTIHCKRWADIVTDLNTQNPEYLDIRHLERGLQHRKTKKVGGNLHCIIAFQRLNWQRFGPWNFPFGNVRQDKQSQTQGQGISKSESEDNISKKQHGRLGRSFSAGFHQESTWKKSNLRERRNSGYQSYNDYDGND